Proteins encoded by one window of Agarivorans sp. Alg241-V36:
- a CDS encoding adenylate kinase encodes MKKVAIFGKPGSGKSTLSKALTQATHLELHALDSILFNADGSQIDRQAYDYKHRAILHSENWIIDGFGPISSFYERLEAADTLIYIDLPYAVSYWLVTKRLLKGIFIKPAGWPSGSSVIKGTLQSYKTLKLCPKFWNDEFMQKLQEIAKGKKLYVIRSVAELNRFVEQHQE; translated from the coding sequence ATGAAAAAAGTAGCGATATTTGGGAAACCAGGCAGTGGTAAGTCAACCTTAAGCAAGGCTTTGACTCAGGCAACACATCTCGAGTTGCATGCTTTAGATTCCATTTTGTTTAATGCCGATGGCAGCCAAATAGATCGCCAAGCTTACGACTACAAGCATCGCGCTATATTGCATTCTGAAAACTGGATAATTGACGGCTTTGGTCCAATATCTTCTTTTTATGAGCGCCTTGAGGCGGCCGATACGCTTATTTACATCGATTTACCCTATGCGGTGAGTTATTGGCTGGTGACTAAACGGCTATTAAAAGGAATATTTATTAAACCCGCAGGTTGGCCCAGTGGCAGTTCGGTGATTAAAGGAACGCTGCAAAGCTATAAAACCCTAAAGCTTTGTCCCAAGTTTTGGAATGATGAATTTATGCAGAAGCTGCAAGAGATAGCAAAGGGCAAAAAGCTCTATGTGATTCGCTCAGTAGCAGAGCTAAACCGCTTTGTTGAACAACATCAAGAATAG
- the icd gene encoding NADP-dependent isocitrate dehydrogenase — protein sequence MPYQHIRIPAGGEKISINQQQELLVPNKPIITYIEGDGVGVDITPVMLKVVDTAVEKAYGQQRKIMWMEVFNGEKAANMYDGDWFPQETLGAIREHKVAIKGPLTTPIGGGFRSLNISLRQEMDLFVNIRPIRWFQGVPSPLKHPELTDMVVFRENSEDIYSGIEWKAGSPGAERVIDFLQQEMGVTKMRFSEECGVGIKHISEQGSKRLIRHAIQYALDHQRESVTLVHKGNIMKFTEGAFKNWGYQLAEEEFGAQTHSNGYWLEIPRENGQAPLVIKDIIADSMFQQVTLHPELYDVIATMNQNGDLLADALAAHVGGIGIAPGANMSSEVAFFEPTHGTVPRLAGQDKVNPCSIILCAQMMLKHIGWIKAAELISQGVDGAIGARTVTYDFARMIDNASEVSCSAFGDEVIKHMSS from the coding sequence ATGCCCTATCAACATATTCGCATTCCCGCTGGCGGAGAAAAAATAAGTATTAACCAGCAACAAGAATTGCTGGTACCCAATAAGCCCATCATCACCTACATAGAAGGCGATGGCGTGGGAGTAGACATCACTCCGGTGATGCTAAAAGTGGTTGATACCGCTGTTGAGAAGGCTTATGGCCAGCAACGAAAAATTATGTGGATGGAAGTCTTTAACGGTGAAAAGGCCGCCAATATGTATGACGGCGACTGGTTTCCGCAAGAAACGCTGGGGGCGATTCGCGAACACAAAGTGGCGATTAAAGGCCCGCTCACTACCCCAATCGGCGGCGGATTTCGTTCACTGAATATTTCCTTGCGCCAAGAAATGGATCTGTTTGTGAATATTCGCCCTATTCGCTGGTTTCAAGGTGTCCCCTCGCCGCTTAAACATCCTGAGCTAACCGACATGGTAGTGTTTAGAGAAAACTCCGAAGACATTTACAGCGGCATAGAATGGAAAGCAGGCAGCCCAGGCGCAGAGCGGGTGATTGACTTTCTTCAACAAGAAATGGGCGTGACTAAAATGCGCTTTAGTGAAGAATGTGGCGTGGGCATCAAACACATTTCCGAACAAGGCTCTAAACGACTGATCCGCCATGCGATTCAGTACGCACTGGACCACCAGCGAGAATCGGTAACCTTGGTGCACAAAGGCAACATTATGAAATTTACCGAAGGCGCCTTTAAAAACTGGGGCTACCAATTAGCTGAAGAAGAATTTGGCGCTCAAACTCACAGCAACGGCTATTGGTTAGAGATCCCGCGCGAAAACGGCCAAGCGCCGTTAGTGATCAAAGACATCATTGCCGACAGTATGTTCCAACAGGTGACCTTGCACCCAGAGCTCTACGATGTGATTGCCACCATGAACCAAAACGGTGATTTACTGGCCGATGCACTGGCAGCCCATGTAGGTGGCATTGGCATTGCCCCAGGCGCCAACATGAGCAGCGAAGTCGCCTTTTTCGAACCCACACATGGCACCGTGCCGCGCCTAGCTGGGCAAGATAAAGTAAACCCTTGCTCTATTATTCTATGCGCCCAAATGATGTTAAAACACATTGGCTGGATAAAAGCTGCCGAGCTGATCAGCCAAGGTGTAGACGGCGCCATTGGCGCACGCACCGTCACTTATGACTTTGCTCGAATGATAGATAATGCCAGCGAAGTAAGCTGCTCAGCCTTTGGCGACGAAGTGATCAAACACATGAGCAGCTAA
- a CDS encoding endo-1,4-beta-xylanase: MRSLSMALISTAICASLAACGGSSSDSGEPIEVPEVASLKDLTASYVGAAVPAEYQNWFSNGILSRPDLQNVVIQHFDQITAENIMKSSYLQPTQGNFSFEDADNLVNWALDNGVTVHAHALVWHSQMPDWMINFSGNWEDMMEAHITTVAQHYAGKVFSWDVVNEAFNDNNDNGYASYRDTDANSGGHGSPWYRNLGKDFIPKAFTMARAADASAELYYNDYNIEDDGAKLNSVLRLADELLADDVPINGIGFQMHVNYDWPSAETIGTSFAKVAAKGLKVKITELDIKMNPNGDRNNFTASMAQQQKERYQEIVAAYFANVPANQRGGISVWGVSDADSWIPNFTGHNDWPLLFDEQLKQKPAIEGFANALQ; this comes from the coding sequence ATGCGTTCACTATCAATGGCACTCATTTCAACGGCAATTTGTGCAAGCTTAGCTGCTTGCGGAGGCTCCAGCTCAGATTCAGGAGAGCCGATTGAAGTCCCAGAAGTAGCTAGCCTTAAAGATCTCACAGCTAGCTATGTAGGCGCTGCGGTTCCAGCTGAGTACCAAAACTGGTTTTCTAACGGCATTTTATCTCGACCTGATTTGCAAAATGTAGTGATTCAGCATTTTGACCAAATTACAGCAGAGAACATCATGAAGTCCTCTTACTTACAGCCCACTCAAGGCAACTTTAGCTTTGAAGATGCCGATAATTTGGTGAACTGGGCCTTAGACAATGGCGTTACCGTGCACGCTCATGCCTTGGTCTGGCACTCGCAAATGCCAGACTGGATGATAAATTTCAGTGGTAACTGGGAAGACATGATGGAAGCCCACATTACCACCGTAGCTCAGCACTACGCCGGTAAAGTATTTAGTTGGGATGTGGTAAACGAAGCCTTTAACGACAATAACGACAACGGCTACGCCAGCTACCGTGATACCGATGCAAACAGCGGCGGCCATGGTAGCCCTTGGTATCGTAATTTAGGTAAAGACTTTATTCCAAAAGCCTTTACTATGGCGCGCGCAGCAGACGCTAGTGCAGAGCTTTACTACAACGACTACAACATTGAAGATGACGGAGCTAAGCTAAACTCGGTATTACGTTTAGCAGACGAACTGCTGGCCGATGATGTACCAATTAACGGCATTGGATTTCAAATGCACGTAAATTACGATTGGCCAAGTGCAGAAACCATTGGGACTTCTTTTGCCAAAGTAGCTGCCAAAGGCTTGAAGGTTAAAATTACCGAGCTAGACATAAAAATGAACCCCAATGGTGACAGAAATAACTTCACCGCATCAATGGCCCAACAACAAAAAGAGCGCTACCAAGAAATTGTTGCCGCTTATTTTGCCAACGTTCCAGCTAACCAGCGTGGTGGCATTAGCGTGTGGGGTGTGAGTGACGCAGACAGCTGGATCCCTAACTTCACTGGTCATAACGATTGGCCACTGCTATTCGATGAGCAATTAAAACAAAAACCTGCCATTGAAGGTTTCGCCAACGCACTTCAATAG
- a CDS encoding carbohydrate porin, with translation MNVKALTSAVAIALTCSPLASAAEDEVNADQFQQIKDSQPVVLDPDFQVEEGIIFSGYARYGLHYSDDFQKYVQAEGELAGRATGRLGNETNGGEFQFAKAFQSDSGAIWDVVLMLENWWKYESELQSGEEISEYGDIALKKFYAGATNIFASQPNAYIWAGRDFHQRPQQGINDYFWMSHDGQGGGIYNLELGDMAKLDFSVVGQVDGPGDNGNYALTSKLHALQLADSLALSFLFNYGFESDQYDDNGVIENKDKINAYHLAAVLDQNWSKGRNQFIARYADNADTSVFNKTEDLTTLYLSLEGAVNFNEKVALEYLGAYHNYDANSSEDDRTNYSAIMRPMYNWNETHSTWLEAGYSVVDYDQGGKNKAWKVTLSQNVTINAFANARPMLRFYVTAGQADNQVRSNEAIAAEQDTLAMGAMFESWW, from the coding sequence ATGAACGTGAAAGCGCTTACATCGGCAGTGGCAATTGCACTTACTTGTTCACCTTTAGCTAGCGCAGCTGAAGATGAGGTTAACGCCGACCAGTTTCAACAAATTAAAGACTCACAACCGGTTGTTTTAGACCCTGACTTTCAAGTTGAAGAGGGCATTATTTTCTCTGGCTATGCGCGTTACGGTTTGCATTATTCCGATGACTTTCAAAAATATGTTCAAGCTGAAGGTGAGCTAGCGGGGCGTGCGACAGGTCGCTTAGGTAACGAAACCAATGGTGGCGAATTTCAATTTGCTAAAGCCTTCCAAAGTGACAGTGGCGCAATTTGGGATGTGGTATTGATGCTAGAAAACTGGTGGAAGTACGAGTCAGAGCTGCAAAGTGGTGAAGAAATATCAGAGTATGGTGATATAGCGCTTAAAAAATTCTACGCCGGTGCCACTAACATTTTTGCTTCGCAACCTAACGCTTACATTTGGGCTGGACGAGACTTCCACCAACGTCCACAACAGGGCATAAATGATTACTTCTGGATGTCTCACGATGGTCAAGGTGGTGGTATTTATAACCTTGAATTGGGTGATATGGCAAAACTAGACTTCTCGGTAGTGGGTCAAGTTGATGGTCCTGGAGATAACGGCAACTACGCACTTACCTCTAAGTTACATGCCTTGCAACTGGCTGATTCATTAGCCTTAAGCTTTTTGTTCAACTACGGCTTTGAAAGCGACCAATATGACGACAATGGCGTAATTGAAAACAAAGACAAGATCAATGCTTACCACTTAGCCGCAGTGTTAGATCAAAACTGGTCTAAAGGCCGCAATCAGTTTATCGCGCGCTATGCAGATAATGCCGATACCAGCGTATTCAATAAAACCGAAGACTTAACCACGCTGTATTTAAGCTTGGAAGGTGCGGTTAATTTTAATGAGAAAGTGGCCTTAGAGTACTTAGGTGCCTACCACAATTACGATGCTAACTCTTCAGAAGATGATCGTACTAACTACAGTGCCATTATGCGCCCAATGTACAACTGGAACGAAACGCACTCTACCTGGTTAGAAGCGGGTTACTCTGTGGTTGATTACGACCAAGGTGGTAAAAACAAAGCTTGGAAAGTGACCTTATCGCAAAACGTTACCATTAACGCCTTTGCCAATGCTCGTCCAATGCTGCGCTTTTACGTGACAGCGGGTCAAGCCGATAACCAAGTTCGTAGTAACGAAGCGATTGCCGCCGAGCAAGATACTTTAGCCATGGGCGCAATGTTTGAGTCTTGGTGGTAG
- a CDS encoding AMP-binding protein, whose translation MNSSDQPWLKSYPDDVPAEISTEQFENLLELFEHSCKQFPKQTAFINMGKSLTYQELDQKSLAFAAYLQQELGMQAGERIALMMPNVLQYPIALYGALRAGLVVVNVNPLYTPRELKHQLCDSEASAIVAVTNFGNSLQQVIKDTQVKHVILTSIGDQLAVHKRTLVNFVVKYVKKMVPKYNLPGAISMRRALTQGKTMAYQKPQISGDDIAYLQYTGGTTGVAKGAMLSHHNVLANVIQVYYHFAPRTLLDQEHAVTPLPLYHIFANTVSMMFILYIGGKNLLITNPRDLNGFVNDLRKYPFTMIFGLNTLFNGLLNHAGFRQLDFSKARFTIAGGMATQKHIAEQWQELTQMPIIEGYGLTECSPVVAAGTHEQQAFIPSIGVPMPSTQIRVVDEEGNELDVGGIGELQIKGPQVMQGYWKQEEETANVITKDGWIKSGDIGRMDEQGYFFIEDRKKDMILVSGFNVFPSEIEEVATLHPSIVEAAAVGVPDDVSGERIRLFVVCNARVGRDEIKKHCRKHLTGYKMPKDIIYREELPKTNVGKILRRELR comes from the coding sequence ATGAATTCATCAGACCAACCTTGGTTAAAAAGCTACCCAGACGATGTGCCCGCAGAAATAAGCACAGAGCAATTTGAGAATTTGCTGGAACTGTTTGAACACAGCTGTAAACAGTTTCCCAAGCAAACCGCCTTTATCAACATGGGTAAAAGCCTCACCTATCAAGAGCTAGACCAGAAATCACTAGCCTTTGCCGCCTACTTGCAGCAAGAACTAGGCATGCAAGCTGGCGAGCGCATCGCCCTAATGATGCCTAATGTATTGCAATACCCCATTGCGCTATATGGCGCCCTGCGAGCTGGTTTAGTCGTGGTAAATGTTAACCCGCTATACACTCCTCGCGAATTAAAGCACCAGCTTTGCGACTCAGAAGCTAGCGCAATTGTGGCTGTGACTAATTTTGGCAACAGCCTGCAGCAAGTGATTAAAGACACCCAAGTTAAGCACGTTATTCTTACCAGTATTGGCGACCAACTGGCCGTGCATAAACGCACGCTGGTTAACTTTGTAGTTAAGTACGTTAAAAAAATGGTGCCTAAATACAACTTGCCTGGCGCTATATCGATGCGACGCGCCTTAACTCAGGGCAAAACCATGGCTTATCAAAAGCCTCAAATTAGCGGCGATGACATTGCTTATTTGCAATACACCGGTGGCACCACTGGTGTGGCTAAGGGTGCAATGTTAAGCCATCACAATGTGCTGGCTAACGTGATTCAAGTTTATTATCACTTTGCCCCTCGCACTTTGTTAGACCAAGAACATGCTGTAACACCGCTGCCGCTTTACCATATTTTCGCGAATACCGTGAGCATGATGTTCATCTTGTACATTGGCGGTAAAAACTTGCTAATTACTAATCCGCGAGATCTTAATGGCTTTGTAAACGACCTACGTAAGTACCCGTTTACCATGATCTTTGGCTTAAATACTTTGTTTAACGGCTTGCTTAATCACGCAGGCTTCAGGCAGCTAGATTTTTCTAAAGCCCGTTTCACTATTGCTGGCGGCATGGCGACTCAAAAGCACATCGCCGAGCAATGGCAAGAGCTTACCCAAATGCCGATAATTGAAGGCTATGGACTTACCGAGTGTTCACCAGTTGTGGCCGCAGGTACCCATGAACAACAGGCCTTTATTCCTTCTATTGGCGTGCCCATGCCTAGCACCCAAATTCGGGTGGTAGATGAAGAAGGCAATGAGCTAGATGTTGGTGGCATAGGCGAACTACAAATTAAGGGCCCGCAAGTGATGCAGGGCTACTGGAAACAAGAGGAAGAAACAGCCAACGTAATCACCAAAGACGGTTGGATTAAATCTGGCGATATTGGCCGCATGGACGAACAGGGTTACTTCTTTATTGAAGACCGCAAAAAAGACATGATTTTAGTCTCAGGCTTTAACGTATTTCCGAGCGAGATTGAAGAAGTTGCAACGCTACATCCGTCGATTGTGGAAGCCGCAGCAGTAGGTGTTCCAGACGATGTGAGTGGCGAACGCATTCGCTTGTTTGTGGTGTGTAATGCGCGGGTTGGACGCGATGAGATTAAAAAGCATTGCCGTAAACACTTAACCGGCTACAAAATGCCAAAAGACATAATTTATCGAGAAGAGCTGCCCAAAACCAATGTGGGTAAAATACTCCGCAGAGAGTTACGCTAA
- a CDS encoding LysR family transcriptional regulator, protein MPASIEQLEAFVYTKEYGGFGPAARKLGKHRTTVSHLVNDLELDLGLSLFTRSAKSVKLTEAGISLYCYAKSVLSELNYFEQKSQALLEAQPDKLNIAVDVSLMDEQFATGLKILNQQYPSLDIDVLSGDTMSIHQWVEQGEVDIGFSLGTFEYSPQLIYSRAYQFELCCAIKAEPSQQVVEVSELELRQLRQIGFNFFNQLGLASSQSISHRQIRASNSQQIIELVKAGLGWAILPRYLCEPLFAQQQLSELWVNGMSKEHWHCDVVWKKERHQNLAMQAFTDYFCKLDDK, encoded by the coding sequence ATGCCTGCATCCATTGAGCAACTCGAAGCATTTGTTTATACCAAAGAATATGGAGGCTTTGGTCCAGCGGCACGTAAACTAGGTAAACACCGCACCACCGTTAGCCACTTGGTGAATGACCTAGAGTTAGATCTTGGTTTGAGCTTATTCACGCGCTCGGCCAAATCAGTAAAGCTTACTGAAGCAGGCATCTCACTATATTGCTACGCTAAATCAGTGCTTAGCGAGCTAAATTACTTTGAGCAAAAGTCCCAAGCTTTACTTGAAGCACAACCCGATAAGCTCAACATCGCGGTTGATGTATCCCTCATGGACGAACAATTTGCCACAGGGCTAAAGATCCTCAACCAACAATATCCAAGCCTAGATATAGACGTACTTAGTGGCGACACCATGAGCATTCACCAATGGGTGGAACAAGGAGAGGTTGATATAGGATTTAGCCTGGGAACCTTTGAGTATTCACCACAGTTAATTTATTCTCGTGCCTATCAGTTTGAGTTGTGCTGTGCGATTAAAGCTGAGCCTTCTCAGCAAGTAGTAGAGGTCTCAGAGCTAGAGCTACGCCAGCTTAGGCAGATAGGCTTTAACTTTTTCAACCAGCTGGGCTTAGCAAGCTCTCAATCCATTAGCCACCGTCAAATTCGCGCCAGCAATAGCCAGCAGATTATTGAGTTAGTAAAAGCTGGTTTAGGCTGGGCTATTTTGCCTCGCTATTTATGTGAGCCGCTTTTCGCACAACAACAGCTTAGCGAATTGTGGGTAAACGGAATGAGCAAAGAGCACTGGCACTGCGATGTTGTGTGGAAAAAAGAACGCCATCAAAACCTCGCCATGCAAGCCTTCACCGACTACTTCTGCAAGCTTGACGACAAATAA
- a CDS encoding ABC transporter substrate-binding protein — translation MLRILILFLNYLVIVSAQAACETIRVNGEHNWFDVSYRENSQAPLEGLAVDLANRVFADVGIKPEYQAMVPWKRQFLQLETGDLDLIVAAFHNLQRSQKFVFSEAVGVEYSTAFIHKEQSAAFTGLASLEGKQGIHLLGSSFGDQFDSFAKQNLTISTMDDLDRAIKLIALKRADYLLYATHGGRLKIADTEYADILVDLQPSISKQPIYMVMSKSSPCLEHLDEINSAIRRHRDDF, via the coding sequence GTGTTACGCATATTAATACTTTTTCTTAATTACTTAGTTATTGTCTCTGCGCAGGCTGCGTGTGAAACCATTAGAGTTAATGGTGAGCATAATTGGTTTGATGTGTCATACAGAGAGAACTCGCAAGCTCCACTGGAGGGTTTGGCAGTAGATTTGGCTAACCGAGTATTTGCTGATGTGGGTATTAAGCCCGAGTATCAAGCGATGGTGCCATGGAAGCGACAGTTTTTGCAGTTAGAAACCGGTGATTTAGATTTAATTGTAGCGGCATTTCACAACCTGCAGCGAAGCCAAAAGTTTGTGTTTAGCGAAGCTGTGGGCGTGGAGTATAGCACTGCGTTTATACACAAAGAGCAAAGCGCTGCTTTTACTGGTTTAGCTAGTTTAGAGGGCAAGCAGGGCATACACCTGTTAGGCAGTAGTTTTGGCGACCAGTTTGACAGCTTTGCGAAACAGAACCTTACTATTTCAACAATGGATGACTTAGACAGGGCCATTAAGCTTATTGCCTTAAAAAGAGCTGACTATTTGTTATATGCCACCCACGGAGGAAGGCTAAAGATTGCTGATACAGAATATGCCGATATATTAGTGGATTTACAGCCTAGTATTAGTAAACAGCCAATTTATATGGTGATGTCTAAATCCTCGCCTTGCTTGGAACACTTAGATGAAATAAATAGCGCTATTAGGCGACATCGAGACGATTTCTAG